The sequence below is a genomic window from Quadrisphaera setariae.
GCCGGGTGCGCGGTGCGCCGCCGCGCCGGCGGGGCGGCCCTGGCGGCGGTGGTGGTCGCGGCGGTCGCGGTGTCGGTGGGCGCGGGTCGGCTGGAGCGCTCCGCCGGCCTCCTGCAGCCTCTCGCCGTCGAGCAGGCCACCGCGGTCGTGGAGGGCGTCGCCGCCTCCGACGCCGTCCGCACCAGGCCCGACCCGGCGCGCTCCTGGGCGACCGCGAGTCCTCGCTGGGTGGTGCGGCTCGACGCTCGCACGGTCAGCGGCCGCGGGAGCACGTCAGCGGCGCACGCCGAGGTGCTCGTGGTCGGGGGAGCGGGCTGGGACGGCGTCCGACGCGGCGACCGGGTGCGCGCCGTGGGGCGCCTCCAGCCGACGGGCCGCGCCGACCCGGCCGCCGCCGTCCTCCTCGCGGTCCGCGCGCCGCAGCTGCGGCCGGCCACCGGGCTGCTCGCGGCCACCGGCCAGCGGCTGCGCGAGGGGCTGGTAGCCGTGTGTGCGCCGCTGCCCGCGGACGCGCGGGGGCTGCTGCCCGGCCTGGTGGTCGGGGACACCACCGCCGTCCCCGAAGACCTCGACGCGGCGATGCGGGCCACCGGGCTGACGCACCTCACGTCCGTCTCCGGGGGGAACACCGCGCTCGTGGCGGGGGCGGTGCTCGTGGTCGCCACCGCCGCCGGCGCCCGCCGCCGCCCCCGGCTGCTCCTGGCGGGTGCGGCCCTGGTGGCGTACGCCGCGCTCGCGGGAGGTGAGCCCAGCGTGCTCCGTGCGGCGGCGATGGGGCTGGCCGCGGTGCTCGGGAGCCTGCTCTCCCGGGGCGGAGGCGGCCTGCCCGCGCTGTGCCTCGCCGTCGTCGTCCTGCTGGTCGCAGATCCCTGGCTCAGCCGGCAGGCCGGGTTCGCGCTGTCCGTGCTGGCCACAGGGGCCCTGCTGCTGCTCGCGCCGGTGTGGGCGGCGGCGCTGGCACGTCCCCTGCTGCGGGGGCGGGTGCCGGGGCGGCGCGCGACCCCGGTCCGCGACGCGCTGGTCACGGGAGCGTCGGCTGCCGTGGCGGTGCCGCTCGCGGCGCAGCTGGTGTGCGCCCCGGTGGTGCTGCTGCTCGCACCCGGGGTGCCGCTGCTGGCGGTGCCCGCCAACGCGCTGGCCGGGCCCGCCGTCGCGCCCGCCACGCTGCTGGGGCTCCTCGCAGCCCTCCTGGAGCCGCTGGGACCCGTGGGGCGCTGGGCGGCGGCCCTGTGCGCGCACGGAGGGGGCCTGGCTGCGCAGTGGGTGGCCGTGGTGGCGCGCACGGGCGCCTCCTCTCCGGTGGCTCTGCTCCCGTGGCCGCAGGGGCCCGGTCCAGCCGTGCTGCTGGCACTCGTGTCCGTGGTGCTCGTGCTGGCCGTGCGCCTCCTCGCCCGGTGGGTCTGGCCGGTGCGGGCGGGGCGTCCGCCGGAGCGGCGGCCAGGCCGGCGCGGGTGGCGCTCGTGATCAGCGTCAGACGCCCGTGGCAGGGTGGGTCCGTGCCCGCAGCCCGCTCCGCCACCCGCAGCCGCTCCACCGGGGCTCGCGGTCAGGGCGTCGCCCAGGGCGTCCCGTGGCACCAGGCCGAGCCCGGCCCCGTGGTGCTGGTCACCGGCCCCGAGCAGCTGCTCGCCGACCGCGCCGTGGAGCGCGTGCGGAACGCCTGCCGCGACCGCTCGCCGGACCTCGAGGTCGTCACCGTGGAGGCGGCCGCCTACCGCTCCGGGGAGCTCTCGCAGTGGACCAGCCCGTCGCTCTTCGAAGAGGCGCGGCTGGTGGTGGTGGCGGGCCTCGAGGGCGCGTCAGACGCGCTCGTGACCGACGTGGGGGCCGCTCTGGGGACCCTCCCCGACGACGTCGTCCTGCTGCTCCGCCACGCTGGAGGTGCCCGTGCCGGTGCGCTGCTGAAGGCGGCCCGTGAGGTGCCGGGGGCCGTGCTCGTCGAGTGCCCGGCCGTGAAGACCTCCGCTGAGCAGCGCGCCTTCGCGCAGACCGAGCTGCGCTCGCACGGCCGGGCCATCGACGACGACGCCCTGGACGCCCTCCTCCTGGCCGTCGGGTCGGACCTGCGCTCGCTGGCGGCAGCGTGCTCGCAGCTGGCGGCGGACGTGCCCCGCGGGGCCGGGCAGGGCGGCCGCGCCGCTCGGCTCACCGCCGACGACGTCGACCGCTACTACGGCGGCCGCGCCGAGGTCACCGGCTTCAAGGTGGCCGACGCGGCGGTGGCGGGTCAGCGCGCCGAGGCGCTGCGGCTGCTGCGCCAGGCCCTCGAGTCCGGGCTCGACCCGGTGCCCCTGGTCGCCGCGCTGGCGCTGAAGCTGCGGGGCATGGCGAAGGTCGCCTCTGCCGGCCGCGGATCGCCGGACGTCCTCGCGAAGGGCCTGGGGATGGCGCCCTGGCAGGTGCGCACCACGCGCGACGCTCTGCGCGGGTGGACCCCCGACGGCATCGCCGCCAGCATCACCGCGCTGGCCGAGGCCGACGAGGCGGTCAAGGGCGGCGGGCGAGACCCCCGCTACGCGGTGGAGAAGGCGGTCATCGCCATCACCGCCGCCCGCGCCGGCTGACGCGGCGCGCGGACGCGTGGTCTCCCACCGGGGGAGGCCAGCGAGCCCCGGGCCAGGTGTGGAGGCTGGGTGCCGCTTCCGGCGCTGCACCCGGCACTGAGGCTCCCCGCTGGCGCTCAGGCTCCCCGCCGGTGTGGCGCGCACGCGCTCGACCCGTGGCGGGGACGACGAAGGGCGGGGACGGACTCGCGTCCGTCCCCGCCCTTCGAGGAGAGCTGTGGTGCCCCTGCCTCAGGAGGCGCTGGACACCGTCTTCGCCAGGGCCGACTTGCGGTTGGCGGCCTGGTTGGAGTGGATGACGCCCTTGGAGGCGGCCTTGTCGAGCTTGCGCCCGGCCACCTGCAGCGCGGCGGTGGCCTTCTCGGCGTCACCAGCGGCGACGGCCTCGCGGACGTGGCGAACGGCGGTGCGCAGCTCGGACTTCACGGCTTTGTTGCGCAGGCGGGCAGCCTCGTTGGTGCGGATGCGCTTGATCTGGGACTTGATGTTGGCCACGGGCCGGTCTCTCCGTCGCGTCTGGGGTCTTTGAACTGTGCTGGTGGCGGGCGGTGGCAGCTGGTGCCCCGACCGCCGAAGCCCTCGTGCGGCCCCGTCGCAGGTGGGCGGAGCGCGCGCAGCCACCCAGGTTACCAGCGCCGGGAAGCACCCCGCGACGCGCTCGTCGACCCGTCACCCGGGGCGCCAGGACGCGCCCGAGACTCGCCAGCGACTTGGCGGTCAGCGTGCCCACGGAGCCTCCGCATCGATACGGTCGCGACCATGGACGTGGGGTCGTCGGCCAGCAGCGCTGGCGGTGGTGTGGACGAGCTCTCCGGGGGCCTCTTCGACGGGTACGGCGAGGCCTCGGCGGCGAGCGGCGCGTGGGACGAGATGTTCACCGCGGACGGGTCGGTGCGCGAGGCGAGCGCGCCCGTGCACGCGGCGCTGGCGAGCACGGCGGTGCGCGACCTGCGGGGCCGCGCCGACGCGCTGGCCACCTCCTACACCGACAAGGGCATCACCTTCGCCGTGGGCGGGGAGGAGCGGCCGTTCCCGCTCGACGTCGTCCCCCGGGTGGTCAGCGCCCAGGAGTGGGCCGTGGTGGAGGCCGGCGTGGCGCAGCGGGTCCGCGCGCTCGAGGCCTTCCTCGCCGACGCCTACGGTCCGATGCGCGCCGTGGAGGACGGCGTGGTCCCCCGGGGGGTCATCACGTCCTCCTCGCACTTCCACCGCGTGGTGGCCGGCATCGAGCCGCCCAACGGCGTGCGCGTGCACGTGGCCGGGGTCGACCTCATCCGCGACGCCGACGGCGTCTTCCGGGTGCTGGAGGACAACGTCCGCGTGCCCTCCGGCGTCAGCTACGTGCTCACCAACCGCTCGGCCATGGCCGGTGCGATGCCCGAGGCGTTCAGCGACCAGCGGATCCGCCCCGTCGCGGCCTACCCCCGCCGGCTGCTGGCCGCCCTGCGCGCGGCGGCGCCGGTGGGCATCGAGGACCCGACCGTCGTGGTCCTGACCCCCGGCGTCTACAACAGCGCCTACTTCGAGCACGCGCTGCTCGCCCGCAGCATGGGCATCGAGCTGGTGGAGGGCCGCGACCTCGTCTGCCGAGGCGGCCGGCTGCACATGAGGACCACGGCCGGCCTGCGGCCCGTGCACGTGGTCTACCGGCGCGTGGACGACGAGTACCTCGACCCGGTGCACTTCCGCTCCGACTCGATGCTCGGCTGCCCGGGCCTGCTCAACGCCGCCCGCGCGGGC
It includes:
- a CDS encoding ComEC/Rec2 family competence protein, with protein sequence MSRHPALRLLLPAAHDPAQGAHGTAGARPLDARLLPAAAAAWGWAALALVVPAAVLAVVALVGIAMAAGCAVRRRAGGAALAAVVVAAVAVSVGAGRLERSAGLLQPLAVEQATAVVEGVAASDAVRTRPDPARSWATASPRWVVRLDARTVSGRGSTSAAHAEVLVVGGAGWDGVRRGDRVRAVGRLQPTGRADPAAAVLLAVRAPQLRPATGLLAATGQRLREGLVAVCAPLPADARGLLPGLVVGDTTAVPEDLDAAMRATGLTHLTSVSGGNTALVAGAVLVVATAAGARRRPRLLLAGAALVAYAALAGGEPSVLRAAAMGLAAVLGSLLSRGGGGLPALCLAVVVLLVADPWLSRQAGFALSVLATGALLLLAPVWAAALARPLLRGRVPGRRATPVRDALVTGASAAVAVPLAAQLVCAPVVLLLAPGVPLLAVPANALAGPAVAPATLLGLLAALLEPLGPVGRWAAALCAHGGGLAAQWVAVVARTGASSPVALLPWPQGPGPAVLLALVSVVLVLAVRLLARWVWPVRAGRPPERRPGRRGWRS
- the holA gene encoding DNA polymerase III subunit delta — its product is MPAARSATRSRSTGARGQGVAQGVPWHQAEPGPVVLVTGPEQLLADRAVERVRNACRDRSPDLEVVTVEAAAYRSGELSQWTSPSLFEEARLVVVAGLEGASDALVTDVGAALGTLPDDVVLLLRHAGGARAGALLKAAREVPGAVLVECPAVKTSAEQRAFAQTELRSHGRAIDDDALDALLLAVGSDLRSLAAACSQLAADVPRGAGQGGRAARLTADDVDRYYGGRAEVTGFKVADAAVAGQRAEALRLLRQALESGLDPVPLVAALALKLRGMAKVASAGRGSPDVLAKGLGMAPWQVRTTRDALRGWTPDGIAASITALAEADEAVKGGGRDPRYAVEKAVIAITAARAG
- the rpsT gene encoding 30S ribosomal protein S20 translates to MANIKSQIKRIRTNEAARLRNKAVKSELRTAVRHVREAVAAGDAEKATAALQVAGRKLDKAASKGVIHSNQAANRKSALAKTVSSAS
- a CDS encoding circularly permuted type 2 ATP-grasp protein, with the protein product MDVGSSASSAGGGVDELSGGLFDGYGEASAASGAWDEMFTADGSVREASAPVHAALASTAVRDLRGRADALATSYTDKGITFAVGGEERPFPLDVVPRVVSAQEWAVVEAGVAQRVRALEAFLADAYGPMRAVEDGVVPRGVITSSSHFHRVVAGIEPPNGVRVHVAGVDLIRDADGVFRVLEDNVRVPSGVSYVLTNRSAMAGAMPEAFSDQRIRPVAAYPRRLLAALRAAAPVGIEDPTVVVLTPGVYNSAYFEHALLARSMGIELVEGRDLVCRGGRLHMRTTAGLRPVHVVYRRVDDEYLDPVHFRSDSMLGCPGLLNAARAGNVTIANGIGNGVADDKLLYTYVPDLVRYYLDEEPVLPNVPTWRLEEREAREEVFDRLAELVVKPVDGSGGKGIVIGPAASPAQLEQLRARVSADPRGWIAQPVVRLSTVPTLVGDRVAPRHVDLRPFAVNDGSRVWVLPGGLTRVALPEGELVVNSSQGGGSKDTWVLADDRPDEAAPSRTRSAAAPTLPGAPPDRGPGVAGTADVRDQQQQQQQAAQTGEGQPC